A region of the Candidatus Eremiobacteraceae bacterium genome:
GTCCAAACAACTGCGCATTGGTGTAGACGCCGTTGTTGCTTGGGTACGGCGTCAGGACGGTCATCGAGAACTTGTCGCCGACGTGCGCGCTGCCGGAATCGATAGTCGAATTCATCTTCGACGTGACCATGTTCCCGGCGCTCAGCTCGACAGGATTGGAATTCGCCGATGCGGCGAGCGGCAGGATGAGCGCGACCGCGACGGCGGTCGACGCGATCGTGAGATAGAGGGGCTTCATGGGGCTCCTTAGATAGCGGTTCCGAAGTGGTTTTTACCGCTCTTCTCTCGTTATGTTATCGCGAGCGTTGACCTTTACGCTTCGGCATGGCGAGACTGTTATCAGGTAATATCAACGCGACTCTGTTTCAGTCGCTGCGACGAGATCCGATAGCTTCGCGAGCGCCGCGTTGCGGTCGTCCGCGTCGAACCCGGCGAGCGCGTCAGCCGGCGTCGGATATACGCCGAAGACTCGCGCCAATGCGGTCAATTTGATGTATCGGAGCGCTTTTGGATTCTCGATGACAAGACGCACCGAGCCGCCGATCTCGCCGATCTTGCGATGGATCACGATTACCGTACGAATCGTTCGCGCGTCGACCTCATGGACCGCTCGAAGGTCGATGATATGATGCGGCTCGTCGCGTTCGATGTGCGCTTTGATCGCCTCGATGAGCGCTTCGCCGGCGGTTTCGTCGAGATGACCGGTTGGAGTGGTGACGATGGGCGGGGCAAGAGACTTGACCATTCGGTGGGATCCTTTTGGCGTGCGTGCGTCCGAACGGAAGCACTTCGACAGCGGCCGCGTTAGGCCTGTGTTGATGGTGGGTGACGACGCCTTCGTCATAGTTGCCTGATAGCAATGAGCGCTTTGGCCGCAAACAAGGACCGCCTACCGCATTCCCAAAGAAAGAAGACGTGCGGCACCCTGCCCGCCTTTAAGTGAGGATCATCTGTCAGCGCATCAAATGAAGCATCAAAACGACCGCGCGGAGCGTGACGAGCTTGTGACGCAAAATCTTGGACTCGTTCGCAACATCGCGAATCGGTTCGCGAATCGCGGCGAGTGCACAGAGGACTTGCGGCAAGTCGGCTATATCGGCCTACTCAAGGCTGCGGATCGCTTTGACCGAAGACATGGTGTGGCATTCGCAACGTACGGCTACGTGAAGATCATCGGCGAAATCCGGCGTTACTTTCGCGATAAGTGCTGGTCGATAAGGATTCCGCGCAAGGTGCAAGACTTGTTGCGATCGAGCGACGTACCAGGACCCTACCGGCCACTTTCCCTCGACGCCTCCTTGAGCGACGGCGGTAAGCCTTTGACCTTGCTCGATGTTCTCGGAAACGTTGACCACGGGATCGAGGAGGCAGAGTCGCGGATCGACATTTCCGCCGCATGCACGTGGCTGAGCCAGCACGAGCGGTCGATCTTGCGGTTGAGGTTTTTTGACGAGCTGACTCAAAAGGCTATCGGTCGCGCGCTCGGCAGATCTCAGATGTACGTTTCGAGGTTGGAGAAAAGAGCGCTGAGCAAACTACGCGATCGTCAAAACAGAGCTATCTCAAGCGATTGGCGGTCGGCAGCTCAGGCTTGAGTACTTCGACCGAAAATGCGACCAGCTATTGGCCGCCTTCGTCGAACCAACCGCCCAGAGCGTCCTTTTCATTTACACTCGATTCGTGTGGCCGAGCCGGTTTCGAAAGAGTTGCGGCGAGTTCCCGGCGGATCAACGCCACCGTTTCCGAAAAGCGTGGTCTACGCGATGAAATTTTTCCCATCTTGATCGCTTCGCGCTGACGCGCCCGAACGCCCGTACGGAAAATGTTTAAGTTCCGTCGGACGGAGGCGACGTAGCATCTACTACGTCGGAATAGGTCACCGCAGAAGGCAAAGCGATCACTTGGCGAAGGTCTACGGACTTGCGCGAATTCTCAGTCCGTCACGAGTCGTGGAGACCCAAGCTTTGGCGACCGATATCAGACCGAACATCCTCGGCGTCCGATCAAATCCTTCGGCAGAAAAATTCCCTACGAGCGAGCGTGTGCGCTTTAGCGCCGTCAATGTC
Encoded here:
- a CDS encoding STAS domain-containing protein; protein product: MVKSLAPPIVTTPTGHLDETAGEALIEAIKAHIERDEPHHIIDLRAVHEVDARTIRTVIVIHRKIGEIGGSVRLVIENPKALRYIKLTALARVFGVYPTPADALAGFDADDRNAALAKLSDLVAATETESR
- a CDS encoding sigma-70 family RNA polymerase sigma factor; this encodes MKHQNDRAERDELVTQNLGLVRNIANRFANRGECTEDLRQVGYIGLLKAADRFDRRHGVAFATYGYVKIIGEIRRYFRDKCWSIRIPRKVQDLLRSSDVPGPYRPLSLDASLSDGGKPLTLLDVLGNVDHGIEEAESRIDISAACTWLSQHERSILRLRFFDELTQKAIGRALGRSQMYVSRLEKRALSKLRDRQNRAISSDWRSAAQA